One stretch of Zhihengliuella flava DNA includes these proteins:
- a CDS encoding alpha-1,4-glucan--maltose-1-phosphate maltosyltransferase produces MSSPAKSSHVSARVGRIPVANIQPVVDGGAVPAKAIVGSDIPVSATVFREGHDALGATAVLYAPDGSIEQAVHLSPGAAGTDSWHGVLRPRQVGAYSFAVEGWDDPLGTWHHAARLKIEAGLEEELMLAEGAHLFRTAAREARSAGRRQSAESLVAATVRRDDADLYDAVADALSDPAATVQERLAAAESPELRRALADRPLRRLVSSSPRYPLGVERPLAGRGAWYEFFPRSEGAVYDAESRQWRSGTFATAQRRLPAVAAMGFDVLYLPPIHPIGRAHRKGANNTLTAGEHDPGSPWAIGAAEGGHDAIHPDLGNEKDFARFVERAESLGLEVALDLALQASPDHPWAREHQDWFTERVDGTIAYAENPPKKYQDIYPLNFDRDPEGLYDEVLRIVRLWVSRGVKIFRVDNPHTKPLAFWEWLIATVNAEAPDVVFLAEAFTRPAMMHALGRAGFQQSYTYYTWRNTREELEEYLREVTRETAAFFRPNFWVNTPDILPEFLQFGGPAAFKLRAVIAAMATPLWGMYAGYELCEHVARPGSGEYLDNEKYEYKPRDFAAAEEAGTSLAPFIAKLNQIRHQHPALEDLSNLTLHSSTDPSTLVFSKTKRRVPELPHTADTLIVVVNLDPHSTRESTVTLNLNALDLDDSALGADGRFEVEDLLTGHVWNWGEHNYVRLDPHVEPAHVLHLVRRPA; encoded by the coding sequence GTGAGCAGCCCAGCGAAAAGCAGTCACGTCAGTGCTCGCGTCGGTCGCATTCCGGTCGCGAATATCCAGCCCGTCGTCGACGGGGGAGCGGTGCCTGCGAAGGCGATCGTGGGCTCCGATATTCCCGTCTCGGCCACGGTGTTCCGCGAGGGACATGATGCGCTGGGGGCTACGGCGGTCCTCTACGCCCCGGATGGTTCCATCGAGCAGGCCGTGCACCTCAGTCCCGGCGCTGCCGGGACCGACTCGTGGCACGGCGTGCTCCGCCCCCGCCAGGTGGGGGCCTATAGTTTCGCCGTCGAAGGCTGGGACGATCCGTTGGGGACGTGGCACCACGCGGCGCGCCTGAAGATCGAAGCGGGCCTCGAGGAAGAGCTGATGCTGGCCGAGGGCGCCCACCTCTTCAGGACCGCCGCGCGTGAGGCACGTTCGGCGGGCCGGCGTCAGAGCGCCGAGTCGCTCGTCGCCGCCACGGTGCGCCGGGATGATGCGGACCTCTATGACGCGGTGGCTGATGCGCTGAGTGATCCAGCAGCAACAGTGCAGGAACGCCTCGCCGCCGCCGAGTCCCCCGAGCTGCGTCGGGCCCTCGCAGACCGCCCCCTGCGCCGGCTGGTGTCCTCCTCGCCCCGCTACCCGTTGGGCGTGGAGCGGCCGCTCGCCGGCCGCGGCGCGTGGTACGAATTCTTCCCGCGGTCGGAGGGTGCGGTGTACGACGCCGAGTCGCGGCAGTGGCGCTCCGGGACGTTCGCTACGGCGCAGCGGCGCCTGCCGGCGGTGGCCGCAATGGGGTTCGACGTGCTGTACCTCCCCCCGATTCACCCCATTGGTCGTGCCCACCGCAAGGGAGCGAACAACACCCTGACCGCGGGCGAGCACGACCCCGGGTCGCCCTGGGCCATCGGCGCCGCCGAGGGCGGTCATGACGCGATCCACCCGGATCTCGGCAATGAGAAGGATTTCGCGCGCTTTGTGGAGCGTGCCGAGAGCCTCGGCTTGGAGGTCGCCCTAGACCTCGCGTTGCAGGCGTCGCCCGATCACCCATGGGCTCGCGAGCATCAGGACTGGTTCACGGAGCGGGTGGACGGGACGATCGCTTATGCGGAGAATCCGCCCAAAAAGTATCAGGACATCTACCCGCTGAATTTCGACCGCGACCCGGAGGGTCTCTACGACGAGGTGTTGCGGATCGTCCGGTTGTGGGTCTCGCGCGGCGTCAAGATTTTTCGAGTGGACAATCCGCACACCAAGCCGTTGGCCTTTTGGGAATGGCTCATCGCCACGGTGAATGCGGAGGCGCCCGACGTCGTCTTCTTGGCAGAAGCCTTTACGCGCCCGGCCATGATGCACGCGCTGGGCCGGGCCGGATTCCAGCAGTCCTACACGTACTACACCTGGCGCAACACACGTGAGGAACTGGAGGAGTACCTGCGGGAGGTCACCCGCGAGACGGCCGCATTTTTCCGCCCCAACTTCTGGGTCAACACCCCGGACATTCTTCCGGAGTTCCTTCAATTCGGCGGGCCGGCCGCGTTCAAGCTGCGCGCGGTGATCGCGGCGATGGCCACGCCATTGTGGGGGATGTACGCCGGGTACGAGCTGTGTGAGCACGTGGCCCGCCCCGGTTCAGGCGAATACCTCGACAACGAGAAGTACGAGTACAAACCGCGCGATTTCGCCGCGGCGGAAGAGGCCGGCACGTCATTGGCGCCGTTCATTGCCAAACTCAACCAGATTCGGCACCAGCACCCGGCGTTGGAGGACTTGTCCAACCTGACCCTGCACTCCTCCACGGACCCCTCCACGTTGGTGTTCTCCAAAACCAAGCGTCGCGTCCCCGAGTTGCCGCACACGGCGGACACACTCATCGTCGTCGTCAACCTCGACCCGCACTCCACCCGCGAGTCCACGGTGACGCTCAACCTCAACGCGCTGGACCTCGACGACTCGGCGCTCGGTGCAGACGGTCGGTTCGAGGTGGAGGATCTCTTGACCGGCCACGTCTGGAACTGGGGCGAGCACAATTACGTGCGGCTCGATCCGCACGTCGAACCCGCCCACGTCCTTCACCTCGTCAGGAGGCCCGCATGA
- a CDS encoding SRPBCC family protein, whose product MSSLFSHAEPAPNVGSSPSQVALSHQAEVPVATDRAFEGFTDYIHLWWPAEVYSKGGPGTHISLDADGLNEELDDGQVFVAAELLEAVSGEYLELRVTDGFEHLAPSRLRVTFTATVTGTRVQLVHDGFDAAHGGEQRAYYGYWAPALRRYARFMGAHEADNA is encoded by the coding sequence ATGAGTTCACTGTTCTCTCATGCCGAGCCGGCCCCCAACGTCGGCAGCTCACCCAGCCAAGTAGCACTCAGCCACCAGGCCGAGGTTCCTGTCGCGACGGACCGCGCATTCGAAGGATTCACCGACTACATCCATCTCTGGTGGCCGGCCGAGGTGTACAGCAAGGGCGGCCCGGGAACTCACATCAGTCTGGACGCCGACGGCTTGAACGAAGAACTGGACGACGGCCAAGTTTTTGTCGCTGCCGAGCTCCTGGAAGCCGTCTCGGGGGAGTACCTCGAGCTGCGAGTCACCGACGGGTTCGAGCATCTGGCCCCGAGCCGCCTGCGCGTGACGTTCACGGCGACCGTGACGGGAACGCGCGTGCAGCTGGTTCACGATGGTTTTGATGCAGCCCACGGTGGCGAGCAGCGCGCGTACTACGGCTACTGGGCACCGGCATTGCGTCGGTACGCTCGGTTCATGGGCGCACACGAGGCGGACAACGCATGA
- a CDS encoding FAD-binding oxidoreductase, which yields MNTSSMPQQKALSEELRTLLDDPRGHRVRDDAETVRAFSRDFGPKHDDALPRAVVFAESVGDVQAVAAYAHQRRLPLIARGAGTGVSGAVNATDGCIVLSLERMNRITEIRVDDEVAVVEPGVINGDLGDAVAPYGLMYAPDPASYRQSTIGGNVATNAGGLRCAKYGVTRDSVLALDVVLADGALIRTGRDTFKGVAGYDLTSLFVGSEGTLGIVVGVTVRLRYLSTSQESISALFPTIADAAAAVLEMGRRRVQPAITEFLDAGTMEVIDASFGTRLAERGGALLLVRTDGFGAEAEAGVVRAALSDGGGQVSEPGDEFAARLIEMRRASRGDTQDDDYRVGEDVAVPRSRLVSYIHHLSEIATRHEVRLRVVAHAGDGNLHPTFWVSPDGGEEALGRLNAALDDSVRGALEAGGTITGEHGIGQFKRRWLSWEQGDRVVELQRQIKHVFDPHGILNPGKAIV from the coding sequence ATGAACACCTCGTCGATGCCGCAGCAGAAAGCCCTCAGCGAGGAGCTTCGTACCCTGCTCGACGATCCCCGGGGGCACCGAGTCAGGGATGATGCAGAAACCGTACGGGCCTTCAGCCGTGACTTCGGCCCCAAGCATGACGACGCCCTACCCCGTGCTGTCGTCTTCGCCGAATCCGTGGGGGATGTCCAGGCGGTGGCCGCCTACGCGCACCAACGTCGCCTGCCGCTCATTGCCCGGGGCGCAGGCACGGGAGTTTCCGGAGCGGTCAACGCGACCGACGGCTGCATCGTGCTCTCCCTGGAACGCATGAATCGGATCACGGAGATCCGGGTCGACGATGAGGTGGCCGTCGTCGAACCCGGTGTGATCAACGGCGACCTAGGGGACGCAGTGGCCCCCTACGGCCTGATGTATGCCCCGGACCCGGCGAGCTACCGCCAATCCACGATTGGCGGGAACGTGGCGACCAATGCGGGTGGTTTGCGCTGCGCCAAGTACGGGGTGACCCGGGACTCGGTACTGGCCCTCGACGTGGTCCTGGCGGATGGCGCGCTGATCCGCACCGGTCGGGATACCTTCAAGGGGGTTGCCGGCTATGACCTCACGAGTTTGTTCGTCGGCTCAGAGGGCACGCTGGGCATCGTCGTCGGTGTCACGGTTCGGCTGCGTTATCTCAGTACATCGCAGGAATCGATTTCCGCGCTCTTCCCGACCATCGCCGACGCGGCGGCGGCCGTGCTGGAGATGGGCCGGCGGCGCGTGCAGCCAGCCATCACCGAGTTCCTCGACGCCGGCACGATGGAGGTGATCGACGCGAGCTTCGGGACGCGGCTGGCCGAGCGTGGAGGCGCTCTCTTGCTGGTGCGCACGGACGGGTTTGGTGCCGAAGCAGAGGCCGGCGTCGTGCGGGCGGCACTGAGTGATGGCGGAGGGCAGGTGAGCGAACCCGGCGACGAGTTCGCGGCCCGCCTGATTGAGATGCGGCGCGCAAGCCGCGGTGATACGCAAGACGACGACTATCGCGTGGGCGAAGACGTCGCCGTGCCGCGCTCCCGCCTGGTGAGCTACATTCACCATCTCAGCGAGATTGCTACCCGGCACGAGGTGCGCTTGCGCGTCGTCGCGCATGCAGGAGACGGAAACCTCCATCCCACCTTTTGGGTCTCCCCCGACGGCGGGGAGGAGGCGTTGGGCCGCCTCAACGCAGCGTTGGACGATTCAGTGCGGGGCGCGCTGGAGGCAGGTGGAACCATCACCGGTGAACACGGGATCGGGCAGTTCAAGCGTCGCTGGCTCAGCTGGGAGCAGGGGGACCGCGTCGTGGAACTTCAGCGGCAGATCAAGCACGTTTTTGACCCGCACGGGATCCTCAACCCCGGCAAAGCGATCGTCTGA
- the thiC gene encoding phosphomethylpyrimidine synthase ThiC, translated as MPAKEEMTMHTSDATPVSTVTTGPIEGSSKRYEPVPGAEHLRYPVRRIHLSNDEHFDVYDTSGPYTDTEAKIDVTSGLAPLRDDWDRPAPVAGAATQLAWAREGITTDEMAYVAAREGFDPEFVRAEVAAGRAVIPANHRHPESEPMIIGRAFAVKINANIGNSAVSSSIDEEVEKMVWAARWGADTLMDLSTGRHIHKTREWILRNSPIPVGTVPIYQALEKVNGDPAKLTWEIFRDTVIEQAEQGVDYMTVHAGVLLRYVPLTARRVTGIVSRGGSIMAAWCLAHHQESFLYTRFEELCEIFRRYDITFSLGDGLRPGSIADANDDAQFAELRTLGELTAVAKSHGVQVMIEGPGHVPMHKIEENVRLEEELCEGAPFYTLGPLATDIAPAYDHITSAIGAAMIARAGTAMLCYVTPKEHLGLPNRDDVKVGVITYKIAAHAADLAKEHPRAQERDDALSRARFEFRWNDQFALSLDPDTAREYHDETLPAEPAKTAHFCSMCGPKFCSMRISADVREYAARNGLDSVEAIEAGMAEKSAEFAATGNKVYLPVRAV; from the coding sequence ATGCCGGCGAAGGAAGAGATGACGATGCACACATCTGACGCTACACCTGTATCTACTGTGACGACTGGCCCCATCGAGGGCAGCAGCAAAAGATACGAACCAGTGCCCGGGGCGGAGCACTTAAGGTACCCAGTCCGGCGCATCCATCTCAGCAACGACGAGCACTTCGATGTCTACGACACCTCGGGGCCGTATACCGACACCGAGGCGAAGATTGACGTGACTTCGGGCTTGGCACCGTTGCGAGATGATTGGGACCGTCCCGCTCCCGTCGCCGGGGCGGCTACGCAGCTGGCGTGGGCGCGGGAAGGGATCACCACTGACGAGATGGCCTATGTCGCTGCCCGCGAGGGATTTGATCCCGAGTTCGTCCGCGCCGAGGTCGCAGCTGGCCGGGCAGTCATTCCAGCGAACCACCGCCACCCTGAATCGGAGCCCATGATTATCGGGCGGGCCTTTGCGGTGAAAATCAATGCCAATATCGGCAACTCCGCCGTGAGTTCCTCGATCGATGAGGAAGTGGAGAAGATGGTCTGGGCGGCCCGCTGGGGAGCGGACACGCTGATGGACTTGTCGACTGGTCGTCATATTCACAAGACCCGGGAGTGGATCCTGCGTAACTCGCCGATTCCAGTGGGCACGGTGCCCATCTATCAGGCGCTCGAAAAAGTGAACGGTGACCCGGCGAAGCTGACGTGGGAGATCTTCCGCGACACGGTGATTGAGCAAGCCGAGCAAGGGGTGGACTACATGACGGTGCACGCCGGGGTCCTCCTGCGCTACGTGCCGCTCACGGCCCGTCGCGTCACCGGCATCGTCTCCCGCGGTGGGTCCATCATGGCGGCATGGTGCCTCGCCCACCATCAGGAGAGCTTTCTCTACACCCGCTTCGAGGAGCTGTGCGAGATCTTTCGCCGCTACGACATCACGTTCTCACTCGGTGACGGACTGCGCCCGGGGTCGATTGCCGACGCTAACGACGACGCGCAGTTTGCGGAGCTACGGACCCTCGGTGAACTGACGGCGGTAGCGAAGTCCCATGGCGTGCAGGTCATGATCGAGGGGCCAGGCCATGTGCCGATGCACAAGATCGAGGAGAATGTACGGCTCGAGGAGGAGCTTTGTGAGGGAGCGCCGTTCTACACGCTGGGGCCGTTGGCGACGGACATTGCTCCCGCTTATGACCACATCACCTCCGCGATCGGTGCGGCCATGATTGCCCGGGCGGGAACGGCCATGCTGTGCTACGTCACACCCAAGGAACATCTTGGTCTCCCCAACCGCGATGACGTCAAGGTGGGAGTCATCACGTACAAGATCGCGGCGCATGCGGCCGATCTTGCCAAGGAACATCCGCGGGCCCAAGAGCGGGACGACGCACTGAGCCGGGCGCGGTTCGAGTTCCGGTGGAACGACCAGTTTGCACTGTCGTTGGATCCGGATACCGCGCGTGAATACCATGACGAAACGCTGCCGGCCGAGCCAGCGAAGACAGCGCACTTTTGCTCCATGTGTGGGCCGAAGTTCTGCTCGATGCGGATTTCGGCGGACGTGCGGGAGTACGCCGCACGCAACGGCCTCGATTCTGTGGAAGCCATCGAGGCGGGCATGGCCGAAAAGTCTGCGGAGTTCGCGGCCACGGGCAACAAGGTGTACTTGCCGGTGCGCGCGGTGTAG
- a CDS encoding LacI family DNA-binding transcriptional regulator, giving the protein MAGIKDVAQAAGVSVATVSRALSGNGKVSEATRSKVQRAAEDLGYVVSFNASSLASGRSRNIGVVVPTVGRWFFSTVLEGITNELIEAGYDLTLYNTGGQDQHRESVFSDLLLRKRLDAVISLTLKLQPHEVQQLASVGKPVVAIGGLIPDIDTVRVDDFNLAALATEHLIALGHHDIAYLGGTEEFEVDFKLASARQDGFEFALDQANLPVREEWLLTADFTIQGGYRKVRNVLASPRKQPTAVVCASDEMAFGAILAARDLGWNVPEDLSVVGIDGHDLGELFGLTTIAQDARGQGAAAVRKVLQLLGERDLERDPTEGFYPTEFVARSSTAAPRALTS; this is encoded by the coding sequence GTGGCCGGGATCAAGGACGTCGCTCAGGCCGCTGGGGTGTCGGTAGCCACGGTCTCCCGCGCCCTCAGCGGCAACGGCAAGGTATCGGAAGCAACGCGCTCCAAAGTGCAGCGGGCCGCCGAGGACCTCGGCTATGTGGTCTCCTTCAACGCGTCCTCGCTGGCCTCAGGCCGCAGCCGCAACATTGGCGTCGTCGTCCCCACGGTCGGGCGGTGGTTCTTCTCCACGGTGCTGGAAGGGATCACCAACGAACTCATCGAGGCGGGATATGACCTCACCTTGTACAACACTGGCGGCCAAGACCAGCACCGAGAATCCGTCTTTTCCGACCTGTTGCTGCGCAAGCGCCTCGACGCCGTCATCAGCCTGACCCTGAAGCTCCAGCCGCACGAGGTCCAGCAGCTGGCCTCCGTCGGAAAGCCGGTGGTGGCGATTGGCGGGCTCATTCCCGACATTGACACCGTGCGCGTTGACGACTTCAATTTGGCGGCGTTGGCCACCGAGCACCTTATCGCTTTGGGGCATCACGACATCGCGTATCTGGGCGGGACCGAGGAATTTGAGGTGGACTTCAAGCTCGCCTCGGCCCGTCAAGATGGGTTCGAGTTCGCGCTCGACCAGGCCAACCTTCCGGTACGTGAGGAGTGGCTCCTGACGGCCGACTTTACAATTCAGGGCGGCTATCGAAAGGTCCGCAACGTCCTCGCCTCACCGCGGAAGCAGCCGACCGCCGTCGTGTGCGCGTCGGATGAGATGGCCTTCGGCGCCATCCTGGCGGCGCGGGACCTGGGGTGGAACGTACCAGAGGACCTGTCCGTGGTGGGCATCGACGGCCACGATCTCGGCGAGCTGTTCGGGCTCACCACCATCGCTCAGGACGCCCGCGGCCAAGGAGCCGCAGCCGTACGGAAGGTGCTTCAGCTCCTGGGAGAACGGGACCTCGAGCGCGATCCCACCGAGGGTTTCTACCCCACGGAATTCGTCGCGCGCAGTTCGACGGCGGCCCCACGCGCGCTGACTTCTTGA
- a CDS encoding glycoside hydrolase family 13 protein, whose protein sequence is MSQPPASVATERLIHTPSTADEWWRRSVIYQVYPRSFRDSTGDGMGDLPGITAELHHIADLGVDAVWLSPFVRSPQKDAGYDVSNYRDVDPMFGTLADFDALVARADALGLKIIVDLVPNHCSDAHPLFQAALAAGAGSPERELFHFRDGRGENGEQPPNNWQSHFGGSAWTRIDDGQWYLHLFDSSQPDFNWDHPQVRAEFERTLCFWLDRGAGGFRVDVAHALIKEQGLPDWGGRPDGRPTEGFPFSAAPMFGRPEVHDVYRRWREILEEYDGDRILCAEANAHPVETMADWVRADEMHQTFNFDYLGAAWGADSFRAVIERSLAAFDAVGAPTTWVLSNHDISRHTSRFALGVTGRINEGAGLDVASVDEDLGLKRARAATLFTLGLPGGVYLYQGEELGLPDYLDLPDEYRQDPTFFRTGGERIGRDGCRVPLPWVPGTASYGFSVRTDGTDDGAANETSARPWLPQPTDWDRYARSAQQQDPQSTLNLYRHLLSLRASMNLGLGDMAWLEDAAYGEGTRVAAYRNSDLVVVLNTSADPVALPDGDVIAVSVPDAADGGLLSPDTAAWVRLGA, encoded by the coding sequence ATGTCGCAGCCACCAGCCTCCGTCGCCACCGAGCGCCTCATCCATACCCCCTCCACTGCAGACGAGTGGTGGCGCCGTTCGGTGATTTACCAGGTGTACCCCCGCTCCTTCCGGGACTCCACGGGCGATGGCATGGGAGACCTGCCCGGCATCACGGCCGAGCTGCATCACATTGCGGACCTCGGCGTGGACGCCGTGTGGCTGTCTCCGTTCGTCCGGTCTCCGCAGAAGGACGCCGGCTACGACGTCTCCAACTACCGCGACGTGGATCCGATGTTCGGCACCTTGGCTGACTTTGACGCGTTGGTGGCGCGGGCGGACGCACTCGGTTTGAAAATCATTGTGGACCTCGTGCCGAACCACTGCTCCGACGCCCACCCGCTCTTCCAGGCGGCGCTGGCTGCCGGCGCGGGATCGCCCGAGCGCGAGCTGTTCCACTTCCGCGACGGGCGCGGCGAGAACGGCGAACAGCCACCAAACAATTGGCAGTCCCACTTTGGTGGCTCCGCGTGGACCCGCATTGATGACGGCCAGTGGTACTTGCACCTGTTCGACTCCTCGCAGCCGGACTTCAATTGGGACCACCCCCAGGTGCGCGCGGAGTTCGAGCGCACCCTGTGTTTCTGGTTGGACCGCGGCGCGGGCGGCTTCCGCGTCGACGTCGCCCACGCCCTCATCAAGGAACAAGGATTGCCGGACTGGGGCGGGCGACCAGACGGGCGCCCCACCGAGGGCTTCCCCTTTAGCGCCGCCCCCATGTTTGGTCGCCCCGAGGTCCATGACGTGTACCGCCGCTGGCGCGAGATCCTCGAGGAGTACGACGGCGACCGGATCCTCTGCGCCGAGGCCAACGCCCACCCGGTGGAAACCATGGCGGACTGGGTCCGTGCGGATGAGATGCACCAAACCTTCAATTTCGACTACCTCGGGGCCGCGTGGGGCGCGGACTCGTTCCGAGCCGTCATCGAGCGCTCCCTCGCCGCGTTCGATGCGGTCGGCGCACCCACCACGTGGGTCCTGTCCAATCACGACATCTCCCGCCACACCTCCCGCTTTGCCTTGGGTGTCACGGGCCGTATCAACGAGGGCGCTGGACTCGACGTCGCCTCCGTCGATGAGGACTTGGGACTCAAGCGCGCCCGTGCCGCAACGCTCTTCACCCTTGGCCTGCCGGGCGGTGTGTATCTGTACCAAGGTGAGGAACTCGGCCTGCCGGACTACCTTGATCTGCCGGACGAGTACCGTCAGGATCCAACATTCTTCCGCACGGGCGGCGAGCGCATCGGCCGCGACGGCTGCCGCGTGCCCCTACCGTGGGTCCCCGGGACCGCCAGCTACGGATTCAGCGTCCGCACGGACGGCACCGACGACGGCGCCGCGAACGAAACCTCGGCCCGTCCGTGGTTGCCGCAGCCGACGGACTGGGACCGCTACGCACGCTCAGCTCAGCAGCAGGATCCGCAGTCCACGCTGAATCTGTACCGGCATCTGTTGTCCTTGCGGGCCAGCATGAACCTCGGCCTCGGCGATATGGCGTGGCTTGAGGACGCCGCCTACGGTGAAGGCACCCGCGTCGCGGCGTACCGCAACTCGGACCTCGTCGTCGTCCTCAACACCTCGGCCGACCCCGTGGCGCTTCCGGACGGGGACGTGATCGCCGTCAGCGTGCCGGACGCGGCCGACGGCGGCCTTCTCTCCCCCGACACCGCCGCATGGGTGCGGCTGGGAGCCTAG